The nucleotide window CTGCACTTGGTCGAGCTGATCGGAAATGTGTCCGACCTGGAGGACACACTTCTCGGTCTGTTCGGCGATGGTCGAGATTCCGCTCGCGATCTCGCTCGACGCCTGCGATTGCTGATTCAGGATGGTGGCGATCTCGGCCATTCCCTCGGTGACGCCGCCGACGCGTTCGGAGACGCCGGTCATCGCCTCGCCGAGCGAGTTGACCACGTCGCGGCTTTCAACGGCGGCGCTGGTGCAGTCCGCCATCGCAGCCACGATGGTGGCGATGTCCTCGCGCAGCCGATCGATCCGGCTGCGGATGTCGACGGTGGCGCTGCTGGTCTGCTGCGACAGCCCTTTCACTTCGGTCGCCACCACGGCGAAGCCGCGCCCGGCCTCGCCGGCGCGTGCGGCTTCGATCGTGGCGTTCAAGGCGAGCAGGTTGGTCTGGCGCGCGATCGCATCGATCGAAGACACGATGCTGCCGATCGCATCCGACGCCGCACTGAGTTCAGTGATCTTCTCCGCCGCCAGCTCGGCGGTGGCGCTGACCCGGCTCATCGCGGACGCTGCGGTGCTCGCGGTGGTCAGACCGTGCTGCGCGCTGACGCGCATGTCGGCGGCTTCGGATGCCGCGGTTTGCGCCGTGGTGCGGATCTGGCCGATCGACGTCACCATCTCTTCGCTGGCGCTCGCCAGCGCCTGCGAGCGCTGATCGATCTGCCGGGTGAACGACAGCAGGTTCGCGGAAGCGACCGCAGTCTCGCTGCCTTGAATCGAGAGATCGACCATGCGGTCGAGGTTGCGCGAGACGTCGCCGGACAGCTTCTGCAGCAGCCGGCCGATTGCGCGGCTCAGGGGATCGTCGCCGGACGGCGGCTCGATATCATAGCGGCCATCGATCAATTGATCGATGCTGGCGGCGAGTGCCTCGTCACGAGCTCGTAGTTCTACTAGTTCGGTCGCGACGGAGTGCTCGGCGGAGTCGCGCATCGTCTTGCGCGCGGACGAAAGAAACGACATGGAGCCTCGAAAATGAATGCCTCGGTTTGGCCTACATTGATACAAGGTCGTTAATCGTGCGTTGGGGTCGCGGCTCCGACTTTATTCACGAGGCGGAGCCCGCGCGCGCAATGGGCGCCTACTAAAGTCGAGCGACGCAGTCAGGCGGGCCGGCGCAAAACCAAACCCGACACAAATGCCGTCCGCTGCTGGAGATGATAATCGCACGCGGGGCGTGTCGCTCGTCAGCGTGATGTGGTGATCGAAGGTGCGGTGAAGTCATTACGTCACAAATCGATGCCGTGGCCGACGGTTGCAGGCCGACGCAAAAACGCCGCCCGGAATTGGGCGGCGTTTGGATTCCGATAGCGTAGAGGATGATGCGGAGAAGATAGCACGGCTGCGGCTGATTTCAATCTCCGCCGATCACGGCGTCATCGCGAAGAAGCGAAGCCGACGAAGCAATCCAGCTCGGTGTGCTGAGCCTCTGGATTGCTTCGCTGCGCTCGCAACGACCAGGACGCGCCGCTCAGGTGCGATAGCTCGGATCGATGCGGTCGAGCTTGCGCAGCAGCGGCGGCCACACCAGCTTGGTGGAGCGCAGCTCCATCGCGTCGCGATTGGCGATCAGGTCGTGGTTCTTGTCGATCACCATCTGCTCGAGCGGGTAGGCGGTCGGGCCGAGCATCTTGGTGCGGACCTGCATCGTGCAGGCGCGCTCGAGATGATACATCCGCTCGAACGCCGAGGCGACGGTGCGGCCGACCGTCAGCGTGCCGTGATTGCGCAGCAGCATATGGTTCTTGTCGCCCAGGTCGCGCTGCAGCCGTGGCCGTTCGTCGTGGTCGAGCGCGACGCCTTCATAGTCGTGATAGGCGAGATCGCCGGTGACGAAATGCGCGGTCTGGTTGATCGGCAGCAGGCCGTCCATGCAGCTCGCCACAGCAGTGCCGTCCGGGGTGTGCAGATGGATGACGCAGCCGGCGTCTTCGCGGACCTCGTGAATCGCCGAATGGATGGTGAAGCCGGCTGGATTGATCTTGTACGGGCTGTCGGTGAGCTGATTGCCGTCGAGGTCGACCTTGACCAGGCTGGAGGCGGTGATCTCGTCGAACATCAGTCCATAGGGGTTGATCAGGAAGTGATGCTCGGGGCCGGGCACCCGGGCGGAGATGTGGGTGTCGACCAGATCGTCCCAGCCGTACAGCGCGACCAGGCGGTAGCAGGCGGCGAGGTTGACCCGCTGCTCCCATTCAGCCTCGGTCATGTCGGAGGGGACTTCTCTCAGGCGTGCGGCTTCGGCTGGGGACATGCGTTTCCTCTTCCTGTGGGCGCCGTTGCCCGGCGCGTTGACGTGGCGGAAGCCTAGTGCTGCGAATGTCTTGCAGCAAGCGCCGACCGAAGCGCGGCAGACATGTGGCGGTGCCGGCGGTCCGACCCGACGCGAAACCTCGGGGGGCGCAACCGCGGCCTCAACAAGTTGTTCGCAAAGGTCTGCGGCGATTGCCGTTATGGGACAGATGACGCTATCCTGACGAGGGCTGCCGTGGCGATCCGCCCCGGCGTGGAGTTAAGAATGATTTTGCTTCTGGTCGCCGGCATCGCCTTCCTGCTGGCCGGAGCGGCGTCGATCATCATCGGCGTTCCGGTCAAGGAATTCAGCTTCGGCAACACGTTGATCCTGTCGGGCGTGGTGGGCGCGTGCACCGGTGCGCTGCTGCTTGGGCTCTCGGCAGTGATCCGGGAGCTACGGCTGGTCGCGGCCGGCCTGGCGGTCGAGGAGACCGGGTCGAGTTTCGCCGGGGCGAATGCGGCCAGGACGAATGTGACCAGGACGAATGCAACGAGGACTCCGGCGCGCGCCGCGATTCCGCCGGCGCCAGCCTCCGAGCCCGACAGCGATGCGTTGTTTCCGGGAGAGCGGCCCGAGCCTTCGTTGCCGCCGCCACAGCCTTTGGAGGCTGCTGCTGAGCCTGCCGGGACTGCGCCCTGGCAGGAGGAAGTGGCTACCCGTGATCGCGTGCGTCAGCGGGTGATGCCTCCGCTGGAGATCAAGCCGCCGCCTCCGGCGCCCGCTGAAATCTCATCGCCGCCTCCGCTCGACGCCGGCGAAGACGCAGCGCCGCCCAAGCGCCGGAATCTGTTGTTCGCCTCGTCGCGGCGCGAACGCGAACGGAGCGCCGCCGGCGCCACGGATGAGACCGGCGAGTCTTTCGCCGGTCATGGTCCGGTCGGGACTTCGCGCAGCTTCGAGGAAGCCTGGCCGCGGAAGCGTTCCGCGGCCGCCGAGGAGATGCCGCCAGTTCCGGAGCGCTCCGGGCTGCTGGAGCCGACCCCGGCACCGCGCAGCGAGGAAATGCAGCAGGTCACGGTGCTGAAATCGGGAGTCGTCGACGGCATGGCCTATTCGCTGTATTCGGACGGCTCGATCGAGGCGCAGATGCCGGAAGGGATGATGCGGTTCGAATCGATCGACGAGCTTCGGGAGCATCTGGAGCAACGGAGCTGATACGCGCCGAACGCGAATCTCGTCTGTTCGTCTACCTTGCTCGACTGCGCTGCCGTAAATAGACTTCGGTATTGGCAAGATTAGAATCGCCAACTTCCGGCGATCTGCCGACGACTGCCGAGTATCCCGGACAATTTGACCAGTGCGCCCGCGGAACACCTCCGCGCGGCGTATTCGAATGAGTGACGAAGGACAGCCGATGAGTGACACCACGGGGAAGAGCTACATCGAGCTGACCGCTTCGATCGTCTCCGCCTATGTCAGCCACAACGCGACGCAGGCCAGCGAAATCCCGGCGCTGATAGGCCAGGTTCACGCGGCGCTCCAACGGCTCTCCGCCAGCCGCCCCGAAGCGGCGCCGCTGGAGCCTTCCAAGCCGGCGGTGCCGGTCAAGAAGTCGGTGACGCCGGAGTATCTGATCTGCCTGGAAGACGGCAAACGCTTCAAATCGCTGAAGCGGCACCTGCGCACGCAATACAAGATGACGCCGGAGCAGTACCGCGAGAAGTGGGGACTTCCCGCGGACTACCCGATGGTGGCGCCGAACTACGCGGTGGAACGCTCGCAGCTCGCCAAGAAGATGGGGCTCGGCCAGCAGCGTCGTCGGCGCAAGTAGCCCGGCATCAAGCCGAGAAGCCGGCATCCGCGGTGATCATCGCGCCGGTGATCAGTCCGGCGGCCGGACTTGCCAGGAACGCGACGACGGCGGCGATCTCCTCGGGCTTGCCGTAGCGCCCGAGCGCCGTCAGGGCGCGGAGCTGGTCGGCTTGCTCGCCACTCGCCGGGTTCATGTCGGTGTCGATCGAGCCCGGCTGAACCAGATTGACGGTGATGCCTTGCGGCCCGAGCTCACGGGACAGTCCGCGGGTGAAGGCGTGCAGCGCCGACTTGGTCATCGCGTACACGGTCGACCCCGCAAACGGCACCCGCTCGGCGAGCGTGGAACCGATCGAGATGATCCGCCCGCCCTCGCGGAGGTGCGGGATCGCGGCCTGCGACGCCAGCACCACGGCACGCACGTTGACGTTGAGCAGCGCGTCGAGGTCGGCGAGGCTGAGTTCGGTGATCGGTCCGACCCGGCCGATGCCGGCATTGTTGACGAGAATGTCGAGGCCGCCGAGGTTCCCGGCCGCAGCCTCCACCGAGCGCTTCACTGCCGCCGGATCGGCACTGTCGGCCTGGATCGCGATGCCGCGGCGGCCGTTGGCCTCGATTGCCTTCACCACCTCGGCCGCGCGGTCGGCCGATCGCTCGTAGGTGATCGCGACGTCCGCGCCGTTGGCGGCCAGTTCGATCGCGATCCCGGCGCCGATTCCGCGCGCGGCTCCGGTCACCAGCGCTCGCTTGCCCGTCAGCTCAACCATGTCGCCCTCATTTTATGTAGTGATCGATATAAAAATAGTTAGGTGAATTGCCGGAGGTGGGTCAAGCGATTTATATAGCGAATGATGCAGAAATCGGATTTGACCTTGGGAGAGCGAGCCGCGCGGACTCGCGGACGGCCGCGAGCGTTCGACAGGGCGCGAGCCCTGGCGCAGGCGACGCGGCTGTTCTGGGTCAAGGGCTATGAAGCGACCTCGATCGCCGATCTCACGCAGGCCATGGGGATCGGAGCTCCGAGCCTGTATGCGGCGTTCGGCTCCAAGGAAGCGCTCTACGCCGAGGCGCTGCGACACTACGAAAATACCTACGAGCAACTGGTCTGGGCCGGGTTCCACAGCGCGCCGACCGCGCGTGAGGCGGTGAGCGCCTTTCTGCTCGACTCCGCGTCGGCGCTGACCGGGGCTCCCGACGATCATCCGCTCGGCTGCATGGTGACGCTGTCGGCGGTGGGGAGCGAAGGCCACGCTGAACTCGGCGAGCTGGTGCGCGGCGCGCGTGCGGTGACGCTGCAGCGCCTGGAGGCGCGGCTGAGCGCGGCCGTCGCGGCGGGCGAGCTGCGGGCGGGGACCGAGGTTCACTCCCTTGCCCGGTTCTTTCAAGCCGTGCAGGCGGGAATGTCGATCCTGGCCCGGGATGGCGCTAGCCGTGCCGAGCTGGATGCGGCCGCCCGCCATGCTTTGGCGCGCTGGGACGCATGATCGTCGGGCAGGTTGAAGGTTGAGGAAAAAAATCCGAATATCGCGTCTCAGGGCTTGCGGCTCCGCTCCCGATATGTGAAAATTTTCCTAGAACGAGACTCTGGGAAAGGTCGAGACGAGATGCAGAGCAAGCGCCGCGGGCGGAAGTCCGCCACAGCACGCGAGCAGGGCAGGGCCGAGGTCGACGGCTTTCGCGCCCGTCATCTGGATCTGACCGAACGCGAGATCATGACGGCCGAAGGGCTGGCGCGCGTCACCATGGATGAGAGCGAAAGCCCGCTGGCATGGCTGGCCCGCCGCAAGGGGCGGGATGGGCGCGCGCTGATAAGCGCCGAGCAGTTTGTCGCCGGCGAGCGGCTGCGTGCCGATTTCACGCGGGCCAACATGACGCCACGTGTCACCTCGAACTGGGGTGCTCCGACCGGCCGGGCCGGCCAGGGTGGCGGTGCGGGGGAGATGACCGATCTGGTGGTGGCGGCGCGTCAGCGGGTGCAGCACGCGCTCGACGCCTGCGGGCCGGAGTTCTCCGGCGTCCTGCTCGACGTCTGCTGCTTTCTCCGCGGGCTGGAGGATGTCGAGCGCGAGCGGGGCTGGCCGTCGCGATCCGCCAAGGTGGTACTGCAGCTCGCGCTGGATCGGCTGGCGCGGCACTACGGCGTTTCCCCGTGCGACGGACAAGCCAAGCCGCGGCTGCGGAGCTGGCTGGCGGACGATGCGGCGTTCGTGGTGCCGTAAAGCGACCGATCAGCCGTCGCGGTGGATCGCGGTCAGGTCGACGCGGCGAGGGTGTCGCGGGCGTCGGCCTTGATCCGCTCGATCATCGAGCGCAGGCCGTTGGAGCGCTGAGGCGTCATGTGCTCGCGAAAACCCAGTTCGTCGAACACTGCGATCGGCTCGGCGGCGAGGATCTGCTGTGGCGTGCGGCCCGACACCAGCGTCAGCAGAATCGCGATCAGGCCGCGCACGATGTGCGCATCGCTGTCGCCGAGATAGCTCAGCACCGGTTCGCCGGCCGCGTTGCGCGTCAGCTTGCGCGACAGCCACACCTGGCTGGCGCAGCCCTGCACCTTGTTGGCGGCAGAGTGCTCGTCTTCGGGCATCGGCTGGAGCGTGCGGCCGAGTTCGATCACGTAGCGATAGCGGTCGTCCCACTCGTCGAGCAGTGCGAAATTATCCCTGATCTCGTCAATCGTCATCGTGCCCCGTATCTGTCGGTCGCGGTTCGCTCGCGAGGGAACCTCTATCGACAAATATATGGGTTCGCGGGCGCTCGAAAGCGAGAATCGCCTGATCCGGTGGTCGTGGATTGCCCTAATTGGTGGCAGTCGGCTTGGCGATCATATCGATCGCCGCGGTTTCGGCGCCGGG belongs to Rhodopseudomonas palustris and includes:
- a CDS encoding SDR family NAD(P)-dependent oxidoreductase, encoding MVELTGKRALVTGAARGIGAGIAIELAANGADVAITYERSADRAAEVVKAIEANGRRGIAIQADSADPAAVKRSVEAAAGNLGGLDILVNNAGIGRVGPITELSLADLDALLNVNVRAVVLASQAAIPHLREGGRIISIGSTLAERVPFAGSTVYAMTKSALHAFTRGLSRELGPQGITVNLVQPGSIDTDMNPASGEQADQLRALTALGRYGKPEEIAAVVAFLASPAAGLITGAMITADAGFSA
- a CDS encoding DUF6456 domain-containing protein, whose protein sequence is MQSKRRGRKSATAREQGRAEVDGFRARHLDLTEREIMTAEGLARVTMDESESPLAWLARRKGRDGRALISAEQFVAGERLRADFTRANMTPRVTSNWGAPTGRAGQGGGAGEMTDLVVAARQRVQHALDACGPEFSGVLLDVCCFLRGLEDVERERGWPSRSAKVVLQLALDRLARHYGVSPCDGQAKPRLRSWLADDAAFVVP
- a CDS encoding MucR family transcriptional regulator, encoding MSDTTGKSYIELTASIVSAYVSHNATQASEIPALIGQVHAALQRLSASRPEAAPLEPSKPAVPVKKSVTPEYLICLEDGKRFKSLKRHLRTQYKMTPEQYREKWGLPADYPMVAPNYAVERSQLAKKMGLGQQRRRRK
- a CDS encoding TetR/AcrR family transcriptional regulator translates to MMQKSDLTLGERAARTRGRPRAFDRARALAQATRLFWVKGYEATSIADLTQAMGIGAPSLYAAFGSKEALYAEALRHYENTYEQLVWAGFHSAPTAREAVSAFLLDSASALTGAPDDHPLGCMVTLSAVGSEGHAELGELVRGARAVTLQRLEARLSAAVAAGELRAGTEVHSLARFFQAVQAGMSILARDGASRAELDAAARHALARWDA
- a CDS encoding methyl-accepting chemotaxis protein, giving the protein MSFLSSARKTMRDSAEHSVATELVELRARDEALAASIDQLIDGRYDIEPPSGDDPLSRAIGRLLQKLSGDVSRNLDRMVDLSIQGSETAVASANLLSFTRQIDQRSQALASASEEMVTSIGQIRTTAQTAASEAADMRVSAQHGLTTASTAASAMSRVSATAELAAEKITELSAASDAIGSIVSSIDAIARQTNLLALNATIEAARAGEAGRGFAVVATEVKGLSQQTSSATVDIRSRIDRLREDIATIVAAMADCTSAAVESRDVVNSLGEAMTGVSERVGGVTEGMAEIATILNQQSQASSEIASGISTIAEQTEKCVLQVGHISDQLDQVQSLVGGELEELSRMSFDGLIPRLAKADHIAWKKRLADMAAGRSRLSSTELTDHHACRLGKWYYGDTSLGSRTNPAFAALEGPHALVHEHGKAAARLIQSGDLAGAMAEIDQVGHASKDVLRLIDRLVT
- a CDS encoding class II aldolase/adducin family protein, which codes for MSPAEAARLREVPSDMTEAEWEQRVNLAACYRLVALYGWDDLVDTHISARVPGPEHHFLINPYGLMFDEITASSLVKVDLDGNQLTDSPYKINPAGFTIHSAIHEVREDAGCVIHLHTPDGTAVASCMDGLLPINQTAHFVTGDLAYHDYEGVALDHDERPRLQRDLGDKNHMLLRNHGTLTVGRTVASAFERMYHLERACTMQVRTKMLGPTAYPLEQMVIDKNHDLIANRDAMELRSTKLVWPPLLRKLDRIDPSYRT
- a CDS encoding SufE family protein translates to MTIDEIRDNFALLDEWDDRYRYVIELGRTLQPMPEDEHSAANKVQGCASQVWLSRKLTRNAAGEPVLSYLGDSDAHIVRGLIAILLTLVSGRTPQQILAAEPIAVFDELGFREHMTPQRSNGLRSMIERIKADARDTLAAST